Proteins co-encoded in one Callospermophilus lateralis isolate mCalLat2 chromosome 2, mCalLat2.hap1, whole genome shotgun sequence genomic window:
- the LOC143391068 gene encoding olfactory receptor 10D1B-like, protein MRNRSVVTEFVLLGIPHTEDLETMLFILFLSFYVFTLMGNLLILLAIISSTRLHTPMYFFLCKLSIFDIFFPSVSSPKMLFYLSGNSRAISYAGCVSQLFFYHFLGCTECFLYTVMAYDRFVAICFPLRYTIIMSHRVCAILAAGTSFFGCIQATFLTTLTFQLPYCGPNEVDYYFCDIPVMLKLACADTSALEMVGFISVGLMPLSCFLLILTSYSCIVHSILQIRSTEGRRRAFSTCSAHLTAILLSFMPVVLIYLQPTPNPWLNATVQVLNNLVTPMLNPLIYSLRNKEVKHSLRKVLQQVAFLPEK, encoded by the coding sequence ATGAGGAATCGCTCAGTGGTGACTGAGTTTGTCCTCCTGGGCATCCCACACACAGAGGATCTGGAGACCATGCTCTTCATCTTGTTTTTGTCCTTTTACGTCTTCACCCTCATGGGGAACCTGCTAATCTTGCTGGCAATTATCTCCTCCACTCGGCtgcacacccccatgtacttcttcctgtgCAAGCTATCTATTTTTGACATATTTTTCCCCTCTGTGAGTTCTCCCAAGATGCTGTTCTACCTGTCAGGGAACAGCAGAGCCATCTCCTATGCGGGCTGCGTGTCCCAGCTCTTCTTCTACCATTTCCTGGGCTGCACTGAGTGTTTTCTGTACACAGTGATGGCCTACGACCGCTTTGTTGCCATATGTTTCCCTCTACGCTACACCATAATCATGAGCCACAGAGTGTGCGCCATCTTGGCTGCAGGGACCTCATTTTTTGGCTGCATTCAGGCCACCTTTCTGACCACTCTCACCTTCCAGCTGCCCTACTGTGGTCCCAATGAGGTGGACTACTACTTCTGTGACATCCCAGTGATGCTGAAGCTGGCTTGTGCAGACACCTCAGCCCTGGAGATGGTGGGGTTCATCAGTGTAGGCCTCATGCCCCTCAGCtgcttcctcctcatcctcaccTCCTACAGCTGCATTGTCCATTCCATTCTTCAAATTCGATCTACAGAGGGCCGCCGCCGTGCCTTCTCCACCTGCAGTGCCCACCTCACGGCCATCCTCCTCTCCTTCATGCCAGTGGTCCTCATCTACCTGCAGCCCACTCCCAACCCCTGGCTTAATGCAACTGTTCAGGTCCTGAACAACTTGGTCACCCCCATGCTGAATCCTTTGATTTACAGCCTGAGAAACAAGGAAGTAAAACATTCTCTGAGGAAGGTGCTACAGCAAGTGGCCTTCCTTCCTGAGAAGTAA